In Carya illinoinensis cultivar Pawnee chromosome 7, C.illinoinensisPawnee_v1, whole genome shotgun sequence, the following are encoded in one genomic region:
- the LOC122316869 gene encoding protein HEADING DATE 3A-like, which translates to MQRDRDPLVVGRVIGDVLDPFEKSIALRVTYNNREVNNGCELKPSHVVSPPRVDVGGDDLRTFYTLVMVDPDAPSPSDPSLREYLHWLVTDIPATTGANFGQEVVCYESPRPTVGIHRFAFVLFRQLGRQTVYAPGWRQNFNTRDFAELYNLGLPVAAIYFNCQRESGSGGRRT; encoded by the exons ATGCAAAGGGATAGAGACCCTCTAGTTGTTGGACGTGTTATAGGAGATGTTTTGGACCCCTTTGAGAAGTCCATTGCTCTGAGGGTCACTTACAACAATAGAGAGGTTAACAATGGCTGTGAGCTCAAGCCGTCTCATGTTGTCAGCCCACCTAGGGTTGATGTAGGCGGTGATGACCTCCGGACTTTCTACACTCTG GTTATGGTGGATCCTGATGCACCCAGTCCTAGCGATCCCAGCCTAAGGGAATACTTGCATTG GTTGGTGACTGATATTCCAGCAACTACCGGGGCAAACTTTG GACAAGAAGTTGTGTGCTATGAAAGCCCACGACCAACAGTGGGGATTCATCGATTTGCTTTCGTTTTGTTTCGCCAATTGGGTAGGCAGACAGTCTATGCACCTGGATGGCGCCAGAATTTCAACACCAGGGACTTCGCTGAGCTTTACAACCTTGGATTACCAGTGGCTGCAATCTATTTCAATTGCCAGAGAGAAAGTGGCTCGGGTGGAAGAAGAACATGA